Below is a window of Rubinisphaera margarita DNA.
GTTTGTCGTGATGATTTCCGACGAGTATCCCGAGTTCGGCATCCATGGTCCGCAGCACTTCGGAGGGACCGGCTCTTCGGTGCATCTGCATGTCGACAATGTCGATGCGCTGGTCCAACAGGCGGAAGCAGCCGGAGCAGAAGTCATCATGCCTCCCCGCGACCAGTTCTATGGCGAACGAGCCGGCAAAGTGAAAGACCCCTTCGGCCACGAATGGCTGATTGGCTCTCAAATCGAAGAGGTCTCGCCGGAAGAAATGCAGCGCCGCTTTACGGCGATGTTCGAAGGAATGGAATAGCGGCGTCTTTCCGAACCAATTGCATCGATGGCTGTCTTCGCAATCTGAACGTCTAAGCAGAAGTCCCTGAAATCGAAGTCTGAGAGTGAGCGATGAATCTGGATTCTCTGCAGAATGAATGTCTGGCTGGGGAACGACACAAGTTTCTGCACTTCTGGGGCCACCAGCCGCGAAAGACCGGTGTCGTCGATGAGAGTTGCATGAGCCAGTGGTATCCCGCTGGATTTAACGTCGAAGGAATCCTTTACCCGACCGCGGAACACTACATGATGGCCGCGAAAGCCAGGCTCTTCGACGATCGAACCACGGAGCAGTCGATTCTCAACTCGCCTCATCCCGGAGCCGCGAAAAAGCTCGGACGACAAGTCTCTGGTTTCGATGAGCATCTCTGGGAGCAATCGCGAGAGCAGATTGTTCTGGATGCCAACCGGGCGAAGTTCTCCCAACACTCTTTATTGCTGGATTTCCTCTTACGAACAGGAGCGCGAATACTGGTCGAAGCGAGCCCGCATGACAGAATCTGGGGAATCGGTCTATCGGCTCGCGATGCTGCCGCCCACGATCCGCTTCAATGGCTGGGACTCAATCTGCTTGGCTTTGCGTTGATGCGAGTCCGTGATGATCTAAGTCTGCAACAATAAAGCTGCGAGGTCGTCATGAGTAACAACCAGTCACATCTGGTCCGCGTTTCCCTCGAACGACTTTCCGTTGGCGAGGCGTTTGGACAGCAATTCTTCTATCCCGGCGTTGTGGTAGCGGCGGATCCTTCACGGTCGCCGGCTCCTTTGGAAGCGTTGAAATGGCAGGCCGTGGCGTCACCTGGTCTGCCCACGTAGCCATCGGAACCCGCCCCCGATAATTCCCACGAAACGGAGGCTGGCGTTGCTTTGAACGGTCGTTAAACTGGACGAAGTCGATCTTATACTCCGTTGCTGGAGGGAATCGCGTATCGGTCCCGCAGGCAGCTGTTTTTCCTTACGTTTTGAGAGCGAGTCGGGCTCGCGTCGGTTGTCCTGTTTCAGGCGGATCTGACCCTGACCGGAGAGAACTGACCGAAGACACCGCGGGCGGACGAACAGCCGAATGAATTATCAGCCCGATGAGCCCTCTGCTGATAGGCCTCTTGAGGAGGAAGTTCTGGATCGTTTTGGCGTTCTTCCGAACTTCTTTCGGCTTGCGCCCGATTCCCCGGACATCGTGCAGAACCTCTGGGGCTTTGCGAAAGCGGGGTATCTGGATAACCCGTTGCCGTCTCTATTCAAAGAGCGGCTCTTCGTTTATCTGTCGCGTTATTGCGATGTCCGGTACTGCATTGCCCGCCATGTTGGCTTTCTAATCGGCCTGGGTCGGCCATCTGGTGACCGGCTCGTGTCGCCGGAGAGTCTCGACGAGATTCTGCAACTGATCCGCCGCCCGTTGCCCAGCAGCGAACTCCTGTCGGAGCAGATCGAAGCTCTGCGCGAAATCGACCTGCTCCCTGAGCTTCCGTCCTCGGATTCTCCGCTCGAAGAAGCGGTGTTCTCCTGCGCCACGCATGTCTTCCTCCAGTCGCCAGAGGCCCCCCGTTGCCTGGAAGCTTTGCGGCTGGTTCTTGACAGCGACACGCATCAGCACCTTCTGCTGTTTCTCGCGTTCGTACGCACGGCCCATTTCTGGACCAAGGTCCATCCGGAACTTCAGGAAGAAGCCGAT
It encodes the following:
- a CDS encoding VOC family protein, coding for MIREAFPYLRVANAAAAIDFYQKAFGATEKLRLSEPGGRIGHAELLFGEFVVMISDEYPEFGIHGPQHFGGTGSSVHLHVDNVDALVQQAEAAGAEVIMPPRDQFYGERAGKVKDPFGHEWLIGSQIEEVSPEEMQRRFTAMFEGME
- a CDS encoding NADAR family protein is translated as MNLDSLQNECLAGERHKFLHFWGHQPRKTGVVDESCMSQWYPAGFNVEGILYPTAEHYMMAAKARLFDDRTTEQSILNSPHPGAAKKLGRQVSGFDEHLWEQSREQIVLDANRAKFSQHSLLLDFLLRTGARILVEASPHDRIWGIGLSARDAAAHDPLQWLGLNLLGFALMRVRDDLSLQQ